The Saccharothrix variisporea genome has a segment encoding these proteins:
- a CDS encoding YbaB/EbfC family nucleoid-associated protein, with protein sequence MSGDDRARLEARNAAMREQVHGLLDTFHRQTEMLREAQSAAAATTATVTSRDGLVRATVDSSGVLSALEITPSAFDRSTPEALARSVVQLAREGAAQVKQQVAELMSPLTADLPDLADLVEGAPSLSALLPRFDQPEPPAEADEGSFEDHSALAERPAAPQPPPRPARPTRPAGEDEDAPDTWLRGGY encoded by the coding sequence ATGTCGGGCGACGATCGGGCGCGCCTGGAAGCGCGCAACGCCGCCATGAGGGAGCAGGTGCACGGCCTGCTCGACACGTTCCACCGGCAGACCGAGATGCTGCGCGAGGCGCAGAGCGCCGCCGCGGCGACCACGGCGACGGTGACGTCGCGCGACGGGCTCGTCCGGGCCACAGTGGACTCCTCCGGTGTCCTCTCCGCCCTGGAGATCACGCCGTCCGCGTTCGACCGGTCCACACCGGAGGCTTTGGCGCGGTCGGTGGTGCAGTTGGCTCGGGAGGGTGCGGCGCAGGTCAAGCAGCAGGTCGCGGAGCTGATGTCGCCGCTGACCGCCGACCTCCCGGACCTGGCCGACCTGGTGGAGGGCGCCCCCTCGCTGTCGGCCCTGCTGCCCCGCTTCGACCAGCCCGAACCGCCGGCCGAGGCCGACGAGGGCTCCTTCGAGGACCACAGCGCGCTCGCCGAACGGCCCGCGGCGCCGCAGCCGCCACCCCGCCCCGCACGACCGACGCGACCGGCGGGTGAGGACGAGGACGCGCCGGACACGTGGCTGCGGGGTGGGTACTGA
- a CDS encoding WXG100 family type VII secretion target, which produces MAGFSIEPDVAKQSSTTLGDAADRLEAAATALTRALAAAGQCWGADESGQEFAKDYVPGSEGAVKAFASLAEGLRAMRGSVVDAMTTYETIEDGSARAFSRGV; this is translated from the coding sequence ATGGCCGGTTTCAGCATCGAGCCGGACGTCGCCAAGCAGTCCTCGACGACCCTCGGCGACGCCGCCGACCGGCTGGAGGCCGCGGCCACCGCCCTGACCCGGGCGCTCGCGGCGGCCGGCCAGTGCTGGGGCGCGGACGAGTCGGGGCAGGAGTTCGCCAAGGACTACGTGCCCGGCTCCGAGGGTGCGGTGAAGGCGTTCGCCTCGTTGGCGGAGGGGTTGCGCGCGATGCGCGGCAGCGTCGTCGACGCGATGACCACCTACGAGACGATCGAGGACGGCAGTGCGCGGGCCTTCTCCCGTGGTGTGTGA
- a CDS encoding class I SAM-dependent methyltransferase, which yields MPDAIFAHPDLARVYDAFDGERDDLTAYLAIADELGADHVLDVGCGTGSLALLLAESGRTVVGVDPAEASLAVARSKDTIGTITWIHGDATSLPPLGADLAVMTGNVAQVFLADDDWATTLQGVHAALRPAGHLVFETRRPERRAWEDWAADPAHVVLDVAGVGPVEHRREVTDVSLPFVSFRHTYTFRSTGAVLTSDSTLRFRGRDEVETSLTDQGYRVLDVRDAPDRPGREYVFIAERSS from the coding sequence GTGCCCGACGCGATCTTCGCCCACCCCGATCTCGCCCGCGTCTACGACGCCTTCGACGGTGAACGCGACGACCTGACCGCCTACCTCGCCATCGCCGACGAGTTGGGCGCCGACCACGTGCTGGACGTCGGCTGCGGCACGGGCAGCCTGGCGCTCCTGCTCGCCGAGAGCGGCCGCACCGTCGTGGGTGTCGATCCCGCCGAGGCGTCCCTCGCGGTCGCCCGGAGCAAGGACACGATCGGCACGATCACCTGGATCCACGGCGATGCCACGTCGCTGCCGCCGCTCGGCGCGGACCTCGCGGTGATGACCGGGAACGTGGCCCAGGTCTTCCTCGCCGACGACGACTGGGCGACCACGCTCCAGGGCGTCCACGCGGCCCTGCGCCCCGCCGGTCACCTCGTCTTCGAAACCCGGCGTCCGGAACGTCGGGCCTGGGAGGACTGGGCCGCCGACCCCGCCCACGTCGTGCTCGACGTCGCGGGGGTCGGGCCGGTGGAGCACCGCCGCGAGGTGACCGACGTGAGCCTCCCGTTCGTCTCCTTCCGCCACACCTACACGTTCCGGTCGACCGGCGCGGTGCTCACCTCCGACTCCACCCTCCGCTTCCGCGGCCGTGACGAGGTCGAGACGAGCCTGACCGACCAGGGCTACCGCGTGCTGGACGTCCGAGACGCCCCGGACCGGCCCGGCCGCGAGTACGTGTTCATCGCCGAACGGTCGTCCTGA
- a CDS encoding ADP-ribosylglycohydrolase family protein: MDAAQAVAKVEEWVRAVHTSGGMRVDRDGVRRVPEGWSVPYNTTAYLDGGDAGKQVYPPPRLVVREPDGQLRVPAPRPEGVSVPARLPGQGYWAELVDPEFTASGLGYLGVPDMAVAGWQWVEADGTRTARERVNPGYRTGPVRMGYPRPVNRLEWVLLFAAVGWFDDRRLATALTQTEVLEALDGGGRGPALDRYPLYSSPRYLPADTTRWRRVDLATLVGGFTQQPLLWIYGPGTTQEVPTANVLAALEVFPRVAPPVDVTESRYEFSAELADFARETAARAGLAEPVPAPRHEARHARLNGFELTDDEVRRTVVGNAWYRRFRDTGEVPDDWAAHGLQPRHADDGTPVPMVDVHGKYCLDASKGFRYGYRQVTGAFLGFALGEALGAAVDDASLDEIRARYGPDGLRDLVAAYDAPGRIGPLTQRLLFLTEGVMRAYKAESFADVAAGGLLRWLHTQGDTVAGPVDGWLVRVPGLYADRFPDPDDLAAVRALAEGHPGTGTGASVLLAALPAALTEGGPGTGLPGGAAEAALLLAGLTHDAGALEAVYLARVFEEVLKNDALPLWIAGKDVRVEGVDVTDALPDYAKFGLLDAPRPTDMGAGRDAATALRQAMSAIAGHEHNPEVALLRAVNHSGRSALTGALAGALLGARIGVPGLPARWLEQLDLRYVVENVATDAYRHFNRSSPLAQGRWDTRYPRT; this comes from the coding sequence GTGGATGCCGCGCAGGCGGTGGCGAAGGTCGAGGAGTGGGTGCGCGCCGTCCACACCTCCGGCGGGATGCGGGTGGACCGGGACGGGGTCCGGCGGGTCCCCGAGGGCTGGTCGGTGCCGTACAACACGACCGCCTACCTGGACGGCGGCGACGCGGGCAAGCAGGTCTACCCGCCGCCGCGCCTGGTCGTGCGCGAACCGGACGGGCAGTTGCGGGTCCCCGCGCCCCGGCCGGAGGGGGTCAGCGTGCCCGCCCGCCTGCCCGGCCAGGGCTACTGGGCCGAGCTCGTGGACCCCGAGTTCACCGCGTCCGGCCTGGGCTACCTCGGCGTGCCGGACATGGCCGTCGCCGGGTGGCAGTGGGTCGAGGCCGACGGCACCCGCACCGCGCGGGAGCGGGTCAACCCCGGCTACCGCACCGGTCCGGTCCGCATGGGGTACCCGCGGCCGGTCAACCGGCTGGAGTGGGTGCTGCTGTTCGCCGCCGTCGGCTGGTTCGACGACCGGCGGCTGGCCACCGCGCTCACCCAGACCGAGGTGCTGGAGGCGCTCGACGGCGGCGGGCGGGGTCCCGCGCTGGACCGCTACCCCCTGTACTCCTCCCCCCGCTACCTGCCCGCGGACACCACCCGCTGGCGGCGGGTCGACCTGGCCACCCTCGTCGGCGGGTTCACGCAGCAGCCGCTGCTGTGGATCTACGGCCCCGGCACCACCCAGGAGGTGCCCACGGCGAACGTGCTTGCGGCGCTGGAGGTGTTCCCGCGCGTCGCGCCGCCGGTGGACGTGACCGAGTCGCGCTACGAGTTCAGCGCGGAGCTCGCGGACTTCGCCCGGGAGACCGCGGCCCGCGCCGGGCTGGCCGAGCCGGTGCCCGCGCCGCGCCACGAGGCCCGCCACGCCCGCCTGAACGGCTTCGAGCTCACCGACGACGAGGTGCGGCGCACCGTCGTGGGCAACGCCTGGTACCGGCGGTTCCGGGACACCGGCGAGGTCCCCGACGACTGGGCCGCCCACGGCCTCCAGCCGCGTCACGCCGACGACGGCACGCCCGTCCCGATGGTCGACGTGCACGGCAAGTACTGCCTGGACGCGTCCAAGGGCTTCCGCTACGGCTACCGCCAGGTCACCGGCGCCTTCCTCGGGTTCGCGCTCGGGGAGGCGCTGGGCGCGGCGGTGGACGACGCCTCGCTCGACGAGATCCGCGCGCGCTACGGCCCGGACGGCCTCCGCGACCTGGTCGCCGCCTACGACGCGCCCGGACGGATCGGACCGCTGACCCAGCGGCTGCTGTTCCTGACCGAAGGCGTCATGCGCGCGTACAAGGCCGAGTCGTTCGCCGACGTCGCCGCCGGCGGACTGCTCCGCTGGCTGCACACGCAGGGCGACACCGTCGCGGGCCCGGTGGACGGCTGGCTGGTCCGCGTGCCCGGCCTGTACGCCGACCGGTTCCCCGACCCCGACGACCTAGCGGCCGTCCGCGCGCTGGCCGAGGGCCACCCCGGCACCGGCACGGGCGCGTCCGTCCTGCTCGCGGCACTCCCGGCGGCGCTCACCGAAGGGGGACCCGGGACCGGGCTGCCCGGCGGCGCGGCGGAGGCCGCCCTGCTGCTCGCCGGCCTCACCCACGACGCCGGTGCGCTCGAGGCCGTGTACCTCGCGCGCGTCTTCGAGGAGGTGCTCAAGAACGACGCGCTGCCGCTGTGGATCGCGGGCAAGGACGTGCGGGTCGAGGGCGTGGACGTCACCGACGCCCTGCCCGACTACGCCAAGTTCGGCCTGCTCGACGCGCCGCGCCCCACCGACATGGGTGCGGGACGCGACGCCGCCACCGCCCTGCGCCAGGCGATGTCCGCCATCGCCGGTCACGAGCACAACCCCGAGGTGGCACTGCTGCGCGCGGTCAACCACTCCGGCCGCAGCGCCCTGACCGGCGCCCTCGCGGGCGCGCTGCTCGGCGCCCGGATCGGCGTCCCGGGGCTGCCCGCGCGGTGGCTGGAGCAGCTCGACCTGCGGTACGTGGTGGAGAACGTGGCCACCGACGCCTACCGCCACTTCAACCGCTCCTCCCCCCTCGCGCAGGGCCGGTGGGACACCCGCTACCCGAGGACGTGA
- a CDS encoding ADP-ribosylglycohydrolase family protein yields the protein MFLSDADLEVLARLVRAQADAPPTGVDVHRLELHIAVDPAGRKFLVQGPKPAAAPLFERPQRTVDAARWRGSLLGGALGDALGAPVENKPMDQVRALAGPHGVTDLITSADGLGRITDDTQMTLFTAEGLIRAHAQQRRRGRADVTHSLQMAYQRWLHTQGTPWARARGPRNAQEAPDGWLVGVRGLFKRRAPGATCFLTLQDYGVTGRGGSPAQPPNDSKGCGGVMRAAPAALWSDDPEVVFDVAAAAAAITHGHPSGYLSAGVLAVLVHGLIRGHDLPTALATARTHLTRRAGHEETTAAVDAARALTGPPTPERTATLGTGAVGESALAIALYAALTTDSPDAALLAAVNHDGDSDSTGAVCGNIVGALYGEAALNSAWLDRLELRDVITETADDLLAEFGPTPPTTPAWTARYPDD from the coding sequence ATGTTCCTGAGCGACGCCGACCTCGAAGTCCTCGCCCGCCTGGTCCGGGCGCAGGCCGACGCCCCGCCGACCGGCGTGGACGTCCACCGGCTCGAACTGCACATCGCCGTCGATCCGGCGGGGCGCAAGTTCCTGGTCCAGGGCCCGAAACCGGCCGCAGCGCCCCTCTTCGAACGTCCACAGAGGACAGTCGACGCCGCGCGCTGGCGCGGCAGCCTGCTGGGCGGAGCCCTGGGCGACGCCCTCGGCGCACCCGTCGAGAACAAGCCGATGGACCAGGTCCGCGCGCTGGCCGGACCGCACGGCGTCACCGACCTGATCACCTCGGCGGACGGGCTCGGGCGCATCACCGACGACACCCAGATGACCCTGTTCACCGCCGAGGGCCTCATCCGCGCGCACGCCCAGCAGCGCCGCCGGGGCCGCGCCGACGTCACGCACTCGCTGCAGATGGCCTACCAGCGCTGGCTGCACACCCAGGGGACGCCGTGGGCGCGCGCACGCGGGCCCAGGAACGCGCAGGAGGCCCCGGACGGGTGGCTGGTCGGCGTGCGCGGCCTGTTCAAGCGCCGCGCGCCCGGCGCCACCTGCTTCCTCACCCTCCAGGACTACGGCGTCACCGGCCGGGGCGGCAGCCCCGCCCAGCCGCCCAACGACTCGAAGGGCTGCGGCGGCGTCATGCGCGCCGCTCCCGCCGCGCTCTGGTCCGACGACCCGGAGGTGGTGTTCGACGTGGCCGCGGCCGCGGCGGCGATCACCCACGGCCACCCCTCGGGCTACCTCTCCGCCGGCGTGCTGGCCGTGCTCGTCCACGGCCTGATCCGCGGCCACGACCTCCCCACGGCCCTGGCCACCGCCCGAACCCACCTGACCCGCCGCGCGGGCCACGAGGAAACCACCGCCGCCGTGGACGCCGCTCGCGCTTTGACCGGCCCGCCCACACCGGAGCGGACCGCGACCCTCGGCACCGGCGCGGTCGGCGAGTCCGCGCTGGCCATCGCCCTGTACGCCGCCCTGACCACCGACAGCCCCGACGCCGCCCTCCTGGCGGCGGTCAACCACGACGGCGACAGCGACTCGACCGGCGCGGTGTGCGGCAACATCGTCGGGGCGTTGTACGGGGAAGCCGCCCTCAACTCCGCGTGGCTCGACCGCCTGGAACTCCGCGACGTGATCACCGAGACCGCCGACGACCTGCTCGCCGAATTCGGCCCCACCCCGCCGACCACTCCCGCCTGGACCGCCCGCTACCCCGACGACTGA
- a CDS encoding toxin glutamine deamidase domain-containing protein: MEIPDEVKWLLPIVVGESWPEGDEDLLRDLRDAWHQAAAAVPDVGSAADRGAAAVIEVWTGESAEAFERAWQKFVEGDEAYFTSLAEACQALGDACDATALDVEYTKYLIIASLIMLAISIAAMIASAVATFGASTAGIVPAQIATRVTVQMIFRQLLQKLAQQGFKKVAQQVLKRVLREVAVNVAGGVALDAAIQGVQIASGDRKSWDWSKTADAAIGGAVEGVVGAASGAVPSSATRGLSDSVGGQIADSAVRAATRGAVEGVATTVGEAAVTGDLDKLTAKDVLMGASSGAVDRGVGGATDSIRAMGDINVPTANPAVGTTTPDTHSPSSTSSTSSTSSTAGVPSDTDSRPDPTPAPQSRGTTTQSAATTVDAPAPGTPAATSATSPSTSGGTSAATAATAPSTAEPTTSSSQRSAGGYGMAPPPASFSAHTAGTHNTPQPAHQPAAHQPLAHQPAAHQPPAHQPAAHQSPAHQPPAHQPPAHQPSAHQPPGQQPPPQSTPQGGQGGPRPAFGPSGSPAWSAPPPGHTTPQGHVAPQGHTAPQGHTAPQSAGTAHHMPMSGPQHPAPGPGMPPPPPGPRQAGSPPPFGGTPGLPRATPGTGPHGSTTPPRPLPPRPVPPQHSGPPRGHAPVPPHAPARPAGPSGPPVNRPRPDLPPPANRPRPETRPPAGQPRPDLPPPAHRPRPETRPPAGQPRPDSPRPAHQPRPDLPPPANRRPDLPPHSADRPRPARPDATAPPVGHPTPERTPPPSRSTDTRHTTPPQPEPARPEPAGPAPARQEPTRPEPARPEQDVAARPEPAQPPAPHPEPDTTPTPPDTPTTHQSAPESTSRVGEDYLFDPDFRATAADRSALTDAITSDERRQEIHDTALAKRDADPALAGLSDRGAFALYAYTGHDVFDAANTAHRLGSDSFGRHDETGARLQREAFERTQGQVREIVSAINELPPFQGELLRGINVGGRRDLAALIAAQYQVGRTTVEPTIVSASIKDSPDFTSKFGEDVEIHIMAKTARDIHALSQNTDEKEAVGKPGTQWFTHENKTVVVERNGVKREKTIIVVEEVLPGDPRYLDQADAEREIAARREANNANAAAFERAAATDIHNRLGGGVTEAAQPEAKEPEAAQPEPAQREAAQPEPAQPEAEKPPAKAEEPAQPERSTITDRLSGGGYAGADHALDPTAPSGDIGGHDWSPLSRATNPPAEAAIHAGTANANQAAKYLAEEHPHLGGVNPRYHDPDGFEAGYRTNCTRGVVAAALRHAGIDVEAGPLRPEDMETLGTLDHVQDRLGGQWQSHDGYDDVIRAMRDEPPGTRAVVAVKYTGPDGVEYGHVAEVVHTRHGVAFVDPQTNSLMSLPHPPTKVDLLRYDPAEAVARHEQSTPDGEQSTSDSPESTKDNYGAAHRPTPEEVGRFLTEPRVQDALRVADAISHRDPDARITVDGEKLHIGEAIAALLPRHPELVGLLRDAPYLENSLLERPQTLANLLRHPEALDVLADCVEEVRADDPEPLADRHEAEPDPEHALLTDEQAAVSAEARDAVDSAPAQDRRQPGFDLSRADDADYRARYLDELYRDWSGKQARLHALADEVARATDGEAFSRQTEKSRVRAQDKVNGYRGEADRLTDLVGSKIQYRTVADAYRGLEALLARLDDDGVKAELVDFDDRIAQPEKSGYRDLQCKVRLELDDGTSHVAELRLHLKAMDDVADFEHALFEVRRDFKALAKEGGRTMTAEERALAGSILARERELFAEAFRRSGGVTRESGVTRGGEQR; this comes from the coding sequence ATGGAGATCCCCGACGAGGTCAAGTGGCTGCTGCCCATCGTGGTGGGCGAGAGCTGGCCCGAGGGCGACGAGGACCTGCTGCGCGACCTGCGCGACGCGTGGCACCAGGCCGCCGCGGCCGTACCCGACGTCGGTTCGGCCGCCGACCGGGGTGCCGCGGCCGTGATCGAGGTGTGGACCGGCGAGAGCGCGGAGGCGTTCGAGCGGGCGTGGCAGAAGTTCGTCGAGGGCGACGAGGCGTACTTCACGTCCTTGGCGGAGGCGTGCCAGGCCTTGGGCGACGCGTGCGACGCCACCGCGCTGGACGTCGAGTACACCAAGTACCTGATCATCGCCTCGCTGATCATGCTGGCCATCTCGATCGCGGCGATGATCGCGTCCGCGGTGGCCACCTTCGGGGCGTCGACGGCGGGCATCGTGCCCGCACAGATCGCGACCCGCGTCACCGTGCAGATGATCTTCCGGCAGCTGCTGCAGAAGCTGGCTCAGCAGGGGTTCAAGAAGGTCGCCCAGCAGGTGCTCAAGCGGGTGCTGCGCGAGGTCGCGGTCAACGTGGCCGGCGGGGTGGCGCTCGACGCCGCCATCCAGGGCGTGCAGATCGCCTCCGGCGACCGCAAGTCGTGGGACTGGAGCAAGACCGCCGACGCCGCCATCGGCGGTGCCGTCGAGGGCGTGGTCGGGGCGGCGTCCGGCGCGGTGCCGTCGTCCGCGACCCGCGGGTTGTCGGACAGCGTCGGCGGCCAGATCGCGGACAGCGCGGTGCGGGCCGCCACGCGCGGTGCCGTGGAGGGCGTCGCCACGACGGTCGGCGAGGCGGCCGTCACGGGCGACTTGGACAAGCTGACCGCCAAGGACGTGCTGATGGGCGCGTCCAGCGGGGCGGTCGACCGGGGCGTGGGCGGTGCGACCGACAGCATCCGCGCGATGGGCGACATCAACGTGCCCACGGCGAACCCCGCGGTCGGCACCACCACGCCGGACACCCACTCCCCCTCCTCGACCTCCTCGACTTCCTCGACTTCCTCGACGGCCGGTGTCCCGTCCGACACCGACTCGCGCCCGGACCCGACACCCGCTCCGCAGTCACGCGGTACGACCACCCAGTCCGCCGCCACCACAGTCGACGCACCCGCCCCCGGCACGCCGGCGGCCACCTCGGCCACGTCGCCGAGCACCTCCGGTGGCACCTCCGCGGCCACCGCCGCCACCGCGCCGTCCACCGCCGAACCGACGACGTCGTCGTCGCAGCGATCGGCCGGCGGGTACGGGATGGCGCCGCCGCCAGCATCGTTCAGCGCGCATACGGCCGGCACGCACAACACCCCGCAACCCGCTCACCAGCCCGCCGCGCACCAGCCACTCGCGCACCAGCCCGCCGCCCACCAGCCACCCGCGCACCAGCCCGCCGCCCACCAATCACCTGCGCACCAGCCACCCGCGCACCAGCCACCGGCCCACCAGCCATCCGCGCACCAGCCACCGGGGCAACAGCCGCCCCCGCAGTCCACCCCTCAGGGCGGGCAAGGCGGGCCGCGGCCAGCGTTCGGCCCGAGCGGATCACCGGCGTGGTCGGCCCCACCGCCAGGCCACACGACACCCCAGGGCCACGTCGCACCGCAGGGCCACACCGCACCACAGGGCCACACCGCACCGCAGTCAGCCGGCACCGCGCACCACATGCCGATGTCCGGCCCGCAGCACCCGGCACCGGGCCCCGGCATGCCACCACCACCTCCCGGACCACGCCAGGCAGGCAGCCCGCCCCCGTTCGGCGGGACCCCCGGCCTCCCGCGAGCCACACCCGGCACCGGTCCACACGGCTCGACCACGCCGCCGCGCCCCTTGCCACCCCGCCCCGTTCCGCCGCAGCACAGCGGTCCTCCGCGCGGACACGCACCCGTGCCGCCGCACGCCCCCGCGCGCCCGGCAGGCCCGTCCGGGCCACCGGTCAACCGGCCACGCCCGGACCTGCCGCCACCCGCCAACCGGCCACGTCCGGAGACCCGACCGCCGGCCGGCCAACCGCGCCCCGACCTGCCGCCACCGGCACACCGGCCACGTCCGGAAACCCGACCGCCGGCCGGCCAACCACGCCCCGACTCGCCGCGACCGGCACACCAGCCACGTCCGGACCTCCCGCCACCGGCCAACCGGCGCCCCGACCTGCCGCCACACTCCGCCGACCGGCCCCGCCCGGCGCGGCCCGACGCCACCGCACCCCCTGTCGGCCACCCGACGCCCGAACGCACCCCGCCGCCGAGCCGGTCCACCGACACCCGACACACCACCCCGCCCCAGCCGGAACCCGCACGCCCAGAACCCGCAGGCCCCGCACCCGCACGCCAGGAACCCACGCGCCCGGAACCCGCACGCCCGGAGCAGGACGTCGCCGCCCGGCCGGAGCCCGCGCAGCCACCCGCTCCCCACCCGGAGCCCGACACCACCCCCACACCACCGGACACCCCCACCACGCACCAGTCGGCCCCCGAGAGCACCTCCCGGGTCGGCGAGGACTACCTGTTCGACCCCGACTTCCGCGCCACCGCCGCCGACCGGTCCGCCCTCACCGACGCGATCACCTCGGACGAGCGCCGGCAGGAGATCCACGACACCGCACTGGCCAAGAGGGACGCCGACCCCGCGTTGGCCGGCCTGTCGGACCGGGGTGCGTTCGCCCTCTACGCCTACACCGGCCACGACGTGTTCGACGCGGCCAACACCGCGCACCGCCTCGGCTCGGACTCGTTCGGCCGGCACGACGAAACCGGTGCCCGGCTGCAGCGGGAGGCGTTCGAGCGGACCCAGGGGCAGGTGCGGGAGATCGTCTCGGCCATCAACGAGCTGCCCCCGTTCCAGGGTGAACTCCTCCGCGGCATCAACGTCGGGGGCAGGCGCGACCTCGCCGCCCTGATCGCCGCGCAGTACCAGGTCGGCCGCACGACGGTCGAGCCGACGATCGTCAGCGCCTCGATCAAGGACTCCCCCGACTTCACCTCGAAGTTCGGCGAGGACGTCGAGATCCACATCATGGCCAAGACCGCCCGCGACATCCACGCGCTGTCGCAGAACACCGACGAGAAGGAAGCGGTCGGCAAGCCCGGCACCCAGTGGTTCACCCACGAGAACAAGACGGTCGTGGTCGAGCGGAACGGGGTGAAGCGGGAGAAGACGATCATCGTCGTCGAGGAGGTCCTGCCCGGCGACCCGCGGTACCTCGACCAGGCCGACGCCGAGCGGGAGATCGCCGCCCGCCGGGAGGCCAACAACGCCAACGCCGCCGCGTTCGAGCGGGCCGCCGCCACGGACATCCACAACCGCCTCGGCGGCGGGGTCACCGAGGCCGCGCAACCCGAGGCCAAGGAGCCCGAGGCCGCGCAACCCGAGCCCGCGCAACGCGAGGCCGCGCAACCCGAGCCCGCGCAACCAGAGGCCGAGAAGCCACCGGCCAAGGCTGAGGAACCCGCGCAACCGGAACGCAGCACGATCACCGATCGGCTCAGCGGCGGCGGTTACGCGGGCGCCGACCACGCGCTCGACCCCACCGCACCCTCCGGGGACATCGGCGGGCACGACTGGTCGCCGCTCTCGCGCGCCACCAACCCACCGGCGGAGGCGGCGATCCACGCCGGCACCGCCAACGCCAACCAGGCCGCCAAGTACCTCGCCGAGGAGCACCCGCACCTCGGGGGCGTGAACCCCCGCTACCACGACCCCGACGGGTTCGAGGCGGGCTACCGCACCAACTGCACCCGCGGCGTGGTGGCCGCGGCGCTGCGGCACGCGGGCATCGACGTCGAGGCCGGGCCGCTGCGCCCGGAGGACATGGAGACCTTGGGCACGCTCGACCACGTGCAGGACCGGTTGGGCGGCCAGTGGCAGTCGCACGACGGCTACGACGACGTGATCCGCGCGATGCGGGACGAGCCGCCCGGGACGCGTGCGGTCGTCGCGGTCAAGTACACCGGACCCGACGGCGTCGAGTACGGGCACGTCGCCGAGGTCGTCCACACCCGGCACGGCGTGGCTTTCGTGGATCCGCAGACCAACTCGCTGATGAGCCTGCCGCACCCGCCGACCAAGGTGGACCTGCTCCGCTACGACCCCGCGGAGGCCGTCGCCCGCCACGAGCAGTCCACACCGGACGGTGAGCAGTCCACTTCGGACAGCCCAGAGTCCACAAAGGACAACTACGGCGCGGCCCACCGTCCGACACCGGAGGAGGTCGGCCGGTTCCTCACCGAGCCCCGGGTCCAGGACGCCCTGCGGGTCGCCGACGCGATCAGCCACCGGGACCCGGACGCCCGCATCACCGTGGACGGCGAGAAGCTGCACATCGGCGAGGCCATCGCCGCGCTGCTCCCCCGCCACCCGGAGCTGGTCGGGCTGCTGCGCGACGCGCCGTACCTGGAGAACTCCCTCCTGGAGCGCCCGCAGACCCTGGCCAACCTGTTGCGCCACCCCGAGGCCCTGGACGTGCTGGCGGACTGCGTCGAGGAGGTCCGAGCGGACGACCCCGAGCCCCTCGCCGACCGGCACGAGGCCGAGCCCGACCCGGAGCACGCGCTGCTCACCGACGAGCAGGCCGCGGTCTCCGCCGAGGCGCGCGACGCCGTGGACAGCGCGCCCGCCCAGGACCGCCGCCAGCCCGGGTTCGACCTCTCCCGGGCCGACGACGCCGACTACCGGGCCCGCTACCTGGACGAGCTGTACCGGGACTGGTCGGGCAAGCAGGCCCGGCTGCACGCCCTGGCCGACGAGGTCGCGCGGGCCACCGACGGCGAGGCGTTCTCCCGCCAGACCGAGAAGAGCCGGGTGCGCGCCCAGGACAAGGTCAACGGCTACCGCGGCGAGGCGGACCGGCTCACCGACCTGGTCGGCTCCAAGATCCAGTACCGGACCGTGGCCGACGCCTACCGCGGGCTGGAGGCGCTGCTCGCGCGCCTGGACGACGACGGGGTGAAGGCCGAGCTGGTCGACTTCGACGACCGCATCGCACAGCCGGAGAAGAGCGGTTACCGCGACCTCCAGTGCAAGGTCCGCCTCGAGTTGGACGACGGCACCTCCCACGTGGCCGAACTGCGGTTGCACCTGAAGGCGATGGACGACGTCGCCGACTTCGAGCACGCGCTGTTCGAGGTCCGCCGGGACTTCAAGGCGCTGGCCAAGGAGGGTGGTCGGACGATGACCGCTGAGGAGCGGGCGTTGGCCGGCTCGATCCTGGCCCGCGAGCGGGAGTTGTTCGCGGAGGCGTTCCGGCGCAGCGGCGGGGTCACGCGGGAAAGCGGCGTCACGCGGGGAGGTGAGCAGCGGTGA